In Pseudomonas leptonychotis, the sequence GACTGCCCACACCTCCGGCAACACGGTTGGCTGAAAGGTAATCATCGCCAAACTAATCGACGACAACAGCCCACAGCCCAGCAGCAGTAGATAACGGTTGTGGAACCGCTGCGCCAGCCAGGGTAACAAGAATGAGCTGGGCAACCCCATCAGCATCGATACACTGAACAGGCTGTTGCTGTGCATCAGGCTCAACCCGGCTTCGTGATAGCGTGCCACTGCCCAGGTTGCCAGGGCGTAGAACAACCCCGCTTGAATGGCAAAAAACGCACTGATTAACCAGGCTCGCGGCTGCCGCCAGGGCAAGCCGCTGGCGGCCTCATTGTCGGTTTCGATACGATTAGGCAGAAACAGCCACAGCAACAATCCCAACAACGCCGGTAACGCCCACACAGCCAGGCCACGGGTCCAATCATCCCCCAGCCACTGCGTGGCCGGCACCGTCAGCACCGCACCACCGGCGCCACCAATCGCCATACCCAGTGAATACCAGCCCACCACGCTGCCCATGCGCCCAGCAAAATGGCGCTTGATAAACCCCGATAGCAACGGCCCGGCAACCGCAATGGCCGCCCCCAGCAGCACAGCACTGCCAATCAAAATCACACTGGCGTGCCCGACAATGCGTAGCAGCAACGCCACTGCGATCACGGCCATGCACAAGGCAATGGTGCGTTCAAGACCCAGGCGCACCGCCAAACGCGGTGCAAAAGGCGCTAACAACCCCATACACAGTACGGGCAGAGCAGTCGTCAGACTGATCAGGCTGCGGCTCAGCGCAAGCTCTTCGGCGATTCGCTCGATGAGCGGTGCGAGGGAGGTGATCCCGGGCCGCAAGTTGATTGCAGCCAGGATAAGGGCCAGCAACAGCATGACCCGTGGGAAAGGTTTCACAGTAACCCATCAGTTTTGCGGCCATGCCGACATGGCCGCAAACCTTAGAGTGCAAGTTCATCGCAAACAAGTCTAAACGGCGATTAAGTTGACCTCTAGATCAAAAAACCACATTCCCCTACGGCGGATCACTTAACGCGCGGTGCACGCATTCTGTCGGCCATTGTGGTCATTTCGTTGTATAGCAACTGCGGATTCTGCTTTTTCAAAGCCCACGCCATACGGCCCTGCTCATGGGGCAAAATCATAAACTCGCCTTTGGCGATTTCTTCGTAAATGTAGTCAGCAATATCCGCTGCACTGATCGGCGAGCTTTCCAGCAGCTTACCCACCTGCGCTTTCATCGCCGGTGTAGGTCCCCGGAAGGAATCGAGCAAATTGGTCTGGAAGAACGATGGGCAAACCACATGAACGCTGACTTCATGCATCTTCAATTCGATCAGCAAGCTTTCCGACAAGGCCACCACACCAGCCTTGGCCACGTTGTAGTTACTCATCGCCGGCCCCTGCATCAAGGCTGCCATCGAGGCAACGTTGACGATCTTGCCTTTGCTCTTCTCCAGCAACGGCAGGAAGGCTTTGCAACCCTTAACCACGCCCATGAGATTGATCGCGATCTGCCAATCCCAATCCTCCAGCGACAGTTCACCGAAGAAACCACCAGAGGCAACGCCAGCGTTGTTGACGATCACATCAATGCCGTCAAGCTTCTCCTCGCAGGCTTGGGCAAATGCCGTCAGCTGGCTGTAATCACGCACATCACAGCGCTGAGTAAAACCATCGCCGCCCGCGTCGCGAACCAACTGCAAGGTTTCGAGCAAACCCGCTTCATTGACGTCCGACAACGCCAACTGCCAGCCCTCACGCGCCCAACGCAAGGCAATTTCACGCCCCAAACCCGAACCTGCGCCGGTGATCATCATGCGATTTTGCATAGGAAAGCTGCCTTTGCTGCTGTGATTAATGGGGTCAGTGTAGCCGGGTAAATTATCTTCCCCGCATACCATCATTCCTCTGAATAAGCGGGCCTAAGCTCAACTCACGGCTGCCGGTAGCGCTGCCAAAGCAACACGCCATAAACCAGCCCGTTGAGCAGCAGAGCGAACAGCCCCAAGCCAAGCTGAAGCTGCGGCGTCAACCCGGCCGGGTAGATAATCGGCAGCAGATAGTGCTCAACGAAACCACCGCGATACCCCGCCTGCCCCGCAGCCAGACGCAGACTCTGCTCCAGTGGTGTCAGCGGACAGGGCCAGTGCATCAATTCCACCAGCACACCCCACAAGGCCGCCGGCACATGCAACCAAGCCAACCCGCGCCAACGCCATACCAACAAACCGCCTAGCACAGCAAATAGAATGAATAGCAGGTGCACCACCACCACGCCATCTGCCGCCAATGCCAACCAGAACATGCACTTCCTCGCTGCGAACCCTTTGCCTATTACTGCCACGCAATATGCCGCGCGTATTGCCACTGTATTTACACACAATAAAAAGGCCGGTTAATAACCGGCCTTCGTTCACCATTGCTGGTGCAGGTGTTAGTTGATACTTAACTTGTCGCGATTTTTCTCCAACGTTGCCTCGCCAATCCCCTTGACCTCCAGCAACTCATCCACAGAAGCAAAGTCGCCGTGCTCATCACGGTAGGCAACAATCGCCTGCGCTTTGACCTCGCCGACTCCCAACAACTCACGCTGCAGGGTGGCGGCATCGGCAGTATTGAGATTGATCTTACCGACCGGTGCCACTTCAGCTGCATCAACAGCAGGTGCTGGCGGGGTCTGAGTTTCAGCGGCGAAAACCGCCAAGGACATGGAAGCAATCAGAGCGAACAACAGAGCGGACAGTTTGGCTTTTAGCATAAGTGCATCCTTTCGTTAGTTTTCACAAGTACGTGGGACTTCCCTCTCCACGCAGTGAAAACTAGCTGCTGCCAAACACTTGTCAAATAACTGTACGCCTCATCAGCTGAATCAGCTCAAGCTGCAGCTCATGCCCTACTCAAAAGTGCTTACGGGATAGCCCTAAGGGTCAAGACGTCGCTTCATATGAATCCAGTCAACAATCTCGCCTTCAGGCTTGTAGCCACTGACCGTCTCGCGCAACAGCTGGCGAACACGCTCATAGTCATCGCGTTCAACAGCATCTAGTACGTCGCTCAAGCGCACCTTGAACAGCGCCCATGAAAGATGCTCTTCACTAGCCCGCATAATCATTGGGTGCTCAGTCGGGCTGACATTATCGCCAATCAACAACTCTTCGTAGAGCTTCTCGCCTGGGCGTAAGCCGGTGAACTCGATAGCGATATCACCGTGAGGACTCTTAGCAGAACGAACGCTAAGACCACTGAGATGAACCATTTTTTCGGCCAGCTCAGCAATTTTGACTGGTTCCCCCATATCCAACACAAACACATCACCACCCTCGCCCATAGCTCCGGCCTGAATAACCAACTGCGCGGCCTCCGGGATGGTCATAAAGTAGCGAGTAATATTAGGGTGCGTGACGGTAACCGGCCCGCCCTTTTGAATTTGCTCGTGGAAAAGGGGAATCACTGAACCGGATGAGCCCAACACATTGCCAAAACGCACCATAGTAAAGCGCGTCTTATTTAGCTGACACAGTGCTTTATCATCCCCAAACAACACCGGCGCAGCCTCATGGCTAAGCGCCTGCAGCACCATCTCGGCTAAACGCTTGGTACTACCCATGACATTTGTAGGCCGTACGGCTTTGTCAGTAGAGATCAGCACGAAATTGCTCACCCTGGCCCTAATTGCTGCTTGCGCGGTGTTGAGCGTGCCCACTAAGTTGTTCAGCACGCCTTCAGCAATATTGTGCTCCACCATCGGTACATGCTTATAGGCGGCGGCGTGATAAATGGTATCCACTTTCCAGGTTTGCATCACATCAAGAAGCCTATCGGCGTTACGAATCGAACCCAGAATCGGCACCAAGCGCAGCGGTAGCGACTCACGTTTGACCCGCGACTCCAACTCAGCATGAATGCTGTAAAGATTGAACTCACTGTGTTCAAACAATAAAAGTGTCAGCGGTTCGTTGAGCATTATTTGCCGGCACAACTCAGCACCAATTGAGCCACCAGCACCTGTGACCATCACCACCTGGCCACGGATACAGCGTTCAAACAACGTTTGTTGCGGCGCAACCGCATCACGCCCCAGCAAGTCGGCGATATCCACCTCCTGCACATCCTCGACCTTCACCCGGCCACTGGCTAAATCCATGAATCCGGGGATACTGCGCACATGCAAGGGAAAGCGCTCCAACTCCTCTAGAACCTGCCGGCGCCGCGCGCGCGAAGCAGATGGCATGGCCAAAAGAATTTCATCAGCACCCGTTTCATTGATCATCTGCTGGATGTGCTTGGAGGTGTAAACCCTTAACCCGGCAATCACTCTATTGGCGATACCTGAGTCGTCATCAATAAACGCCACCGGGCGCATACCACGCCCCAGCCTGAGTGCAGCAACCAACTGATTACCAGCCGCCCCCGCGCCATAAATGGCCACTTTAGGCAAACCACTGTCGCGCCCTCGCAGCCTGGTAGGCTGGTCAACAGAGAACCAATCCCCCATGAAGTATTGGCGCATTAAGAGCCGTAAACCGCCGACGAGCACCAAACTCAGCCACCAATAGTTGAACACCATAGACCGTGGAATCAGCTTAGGTGCCGCCTGATACCAATACACAGCCAGCGCCAGCAATAGCGTCGACAAGGTAACGGCCTTAGCGATGGCCAGGAGCGCATCGTTACCGAAATAGCGCATTACCGCACGGTACATACCAAAGCGAATAAACAACGGAATGGCGATAATCGGTGCCAACGCAAATAACCAAGCATGCCCGGAAAAGGGCTCTATAGCCTCGCTATCACCCAAGCGCACAACAAACGCCAACCAAAGGGCAACCCAAACGAGAGCCACATCCGTTGTCACCTGAATCAGTCGCTTACTGCGTCGTGGCAAGCTCACCAGACGACTGCGCAACTTTTCAGCAAGTCTTAACACAACACTTCCTCAACTTCTAAAGCTGGCTAGGAATTAACGACAACACCTTGCGGCGCAATGACTGGCTAGAGCTCGGCTATATAAACCAATCAACGCCTATCAGCACTTGAAGGAAGAGCGCTTAACGCGACTCCAGCTCACCGGCCTTATACTTCAACGCCAACCCAATCAGCGGTGCATAGGCAATCGCCAGACCAACCAAACCATCCAACCCACTCCAGCCAACCCACAGCGCAATGGGCAGCAGCCAGAACAAATTAAGCGCTGCCACCGCAAGCGTCACCGGCAAGTGCCGACCAAACCGCCGCGAAGCATACTGGTAAGCATGGCTACGATGAGCCTCATACACTTTATCGCCGCGCAATAAACGGCGCAGCAAGGTAAAAGTGGCATCGACAATAAACACGCCAAGCAGAATCAGCCAGCTCCAAAGCAACTGCGGCGCCACCCAGGCTGCCTGCAGTGACATCACGCCCAGAGTGATTCCAAGAAAACCACTGCCCGCATCCCCCATAAAGATCCGTGCCGGTGGGAAATTCCAGAACAGAAAGCCCGCCACCGCAGCTGCAAGCAGCACTGGCATGACCCAAACCGTAAGCTGAGCTGAGCCTGCGAAGCCCAGGATGGCGTACAAAAAAGCCCCGCCAATACACACGCAAATCGCCTCGACACTGGCAATGCCATCAATGCCGTCCATAAAATTATAGAGGTTGAGCAGCCACACCAGATACACCGCAGCCAGCGCATGACCAAACCAGCCCAGATCGACGGTGAAACCGAACATCAGTAAAGGCGGCAAGCCACTGAGCCAGAACAGCGCCCAAATAGCCGCAGCAAAATGACCAAGCAAGCGCCAGCGCGCGGCGATATGACCGTGATCATCGAGAAAACCCAGCACGGCAATACCCGTTCCCGAACCCAGCAGCGCCCAAGTCAAAGGCCAAGCGATAAAGCCGCCCCTCGCCATCAACGGCAACACCAACAAAAAGCTGATCACGATAGCCACGCCACCGCCGCGCGGCGTCGGCACCGAGTGCGAGCTACGAGCATTGGGGATATCAATCAAACTGCGAGCCAGGGCGTAGCGGCGCAACGCGCCTGTCATAAAAAGCGAAATGCCGACCACCGCCGGCAACAACCACCAGATACTCATTTAGCGTGCTGTTCCAGAAAATTTTTGGCCGTCTTGCGCAACGCTTCATCGACGCTGACCGGCGGGATCCAGTGAAGTAGCTCACGGGTTTTGTCGATGTCCACCTGTAGCGAACCGCATAAGCGCTGGGAAAGGTCTTTCTTGCCGAGCAGCGCCGCCCCCATCTCCAGCAGCCGGCTCGGGACCGGCAATAGCCGGGCCGGTTTGCCCAAGGCTGCCCCCATACGACGCAATAACTCGCTCGTCGAAAGATCCTCGCCATCGCTAACTAGGAAGGTCTGGTTAGCCGCAGCAGGGTGCTCGATACAGGTCACAATCAGATCGACCAGATTGTCCAAGGCAACCAGGCTACGCTGGTTATGGATGGCCCCAAACGGCAAAGGCACGCCCTTGTGCAGCCAGCGCATCATATTGAGGAAGTTAGCCTTCACCCCCGGTCCATAGACCAGGGGCGGCCGGATAATCACCACCTCCATCCCGGTTTCAGACGCCAATGCGCGCAGACCATGCTCGGCTTCCATCTTTGAAATACCGTAAGGATCCGCCGGCAGTGATTGAGCGTCGGCAAGGTAAGGCACACCTACTGGCGTGCCCTCGCCGTTGACCTTGATCGAACTGATAAAGATAAAGCGGCGCGCACCCGCCTGCGCAGCCTGGCGGGCAAGGTTCAAGGTGCCCTCAACATTAACCTTGCGAAACTCGGCGAGCGGGTCGGACGACTCATCCCGCATAACGTGGACGCGGGCGGCGCTGTGGATAACCACTTCGCTGCCGTCGAGTGCAAGCTTCCAATCTGTATTGGCATCGAGCCCAGGCAAGGATAGATACCTCGCGCCGCTTGGCACAATAATCGTCTCGGCTCGTGAACAGACGACCACCGCCATGCCGTCCTGGCAAAGGCGATTAAGCACGGATCGCCCAACAAACCCTGTACCACCAGTCAACAATACTTTATTCAACATGACTTGCCGTCCCTGCGAGTGGCCTGACGAAACAAGCTCACCAGATCCGAGAAGAGCTTTACCTTGGAGAAATGCTCTTCATAGTAATGCTTACCCAACGCCCCCATCGACTCACGCTGCTGCGAGGTCATGGCCGCCATCTGCTCGACAATGCTGGAGAACGCCTGACGATCACCCGAAGGACAGGCCAGACCGGCACCGGCCTCCTCAATAACGCGGGCTGCCTCACCACCGATCATACCCAAAATCGGCTTACCGGATGCCAAGTATGCTTGTACCTTGCCGGGGATGGTTTTCTCGAATACTTCGTTAGTTTTCAGTGAGACCAACAATGCATCTGCCGTCGCAAAAAGAGGGGGCATGGCGTCGAGAGGATGGCGTCCCAACAGAAATACATTGTCCAATCTCCGTTCGGCGACCTGCTGCTCTAGCCACTCACTAATCCTACCGTCCCCGACGATCAGCCAGCGTATAACCAACTTGGCTCGCAAAGCCTCGGCAACATCGAGAATGGCGGGAAAGTCCTGTGCGTCACCCAAGTTGCCGGCAAACAAAATGGTGAAAGAGAGCGGTTCACGCTTGATCAGAAACGATCCCTCCGCCGGCAGGCTAGAAAAACCATCCTCAGCCCAGCTTGGAAAATATACCAACCGCTCGGAAGGCATCGCCCGCGTACAGTACTGCTTCACGCTGGAGCTAAAAGCTTTCGATTGGAGGAGCAAATAGTCGGCCCTGTTGTATATCCAGGACACCCCTTTACCCACTAGAGCGAGCAGGCGTGCATTGCTCAATACACCAACCGCTTTTAACGTCTCTGGCCATAGATCAAGCACCCAGATAAACACTGGTACCTTCTTCAACTTACCAATCACCAGTGCAGGGATAGCCGACATGATCGGCGATACCGCATAGACAAAAATCGCGTCGAATTCTTTTCCGCGCAGCTTCCAACTGCCCAACACAGAGCCACTAATGAAGAACGACACGTAGTTCAGGATGAGAGTGATGCTGCTCTTGCCACGTGGAACGAACGGTACCCGCACAACCTTTGCACCCCGATACTCGGCGTACTGCTCTGGCGACCGGCGGTAACTCTCAAAAACGCTGCCTTCGGGGTAATTGGGCCAGCCAGTTAAAACAGTGACCTCGTGCCCACGTTGAATCAATCCCTCGGCGAGATCGTTGATACGCATATTTTCCGGCCAGAAATACTGGCTAACGATTAGAACCTTCAATTTTTGCTCAGGCATGCGAAGGCTCAGTCATTCCGTTTCCAGACATTACGCATCACATAATCGCGATAACTGTGAATAATCCGCACCACTTTATCAGCAACGTTGGGCATGCTGTAGTCGGCCACCAAACGCAAGCTGCGATCATCGCCTCGACTCTGGCTCTCCAGTAACTTCAAGCCCTGCAGCACACGTTCCACTTCCAGGCCCACCATCATTACAGCAGCCTCTTCCATACCTTCCGGACGCTCATGGGCTTCGCGAATATTCAATGCAGGGAAGTTGAGGATCGAAGACTCTTCATTGATCGTTCCGCTGTCTGACAACGCAGCCATAGAGGTAAGTTGCAGCTTGTTGTAATCCTTGAAACCCATTGGCTTGAGGAGCCGCACATTGGCATGGAACTTCACGCCCATCGCATCCACACGTTTCTGGGTGCGCGGGTGGGTAGAAACAATCACTGGGTAGCCATAGCGTTCGGCCAAGGTATTGAGCACATCGACCAGCTTGAGAAAATTCTTATCGGAGTCGATGTTCTCTTCGCGATGACCACTGACCACAAAGAACTTGCCCGCTTCCAAGCCTAATCGTTCCAGCACATCTGAAGCCTCAATACCATCACGATAGTAATTGAGCACCTCAAACATAGGGCTACCCGTCTTGATAATCATGTCTGGCGACAGACCTTCACGCAGCAGATAGTCGCGTGCAATGGTGCTATAAGTCAGATTGATATCAGCGGTGTGATCGACGATACGCCGGTTGATCTCTTCCGGCACTCGCATATCGAAGCAACGGTTTCCCGCCTCCATATGGAACGTCGGGATCTTGCGACGCTTGGCTGGAATCACCGCCATACAGCTGTTGGTATCGCCCAAAACCAACAAAGCCTCAGGCTGCACTTCAGCCAGCACACGATCCACAGCAATAATTACATTACCGATAGTCTCGGCACCAGATGCACCAGCCGCGTTAAGAAAGTGATCCGGCTTACGAATACCCAGATCATCAAAAAAAATCTGATTCAGTTCATAGTCGTAATTCTGCCCGGTATGCACCAATACATGCTCACAATGCTCATCTAACTTGGCCATGACCCGCGACAAACGTATGATTTCCGGACGAGTACCAACAACAGTGACAACTTTCAGCTTTTTCATTGCAAATCCTTGTTCAAAGCGACTTAGGCTTTGGTGCCGACCGGACAAGCGAAGGTGTCTGGCTTCTCACGGTCGAAAATTTCGTTAGCCCAAAGCATCACGATCATTTCCTCATCGCCAACATTGGTGATGTCATGGGTCCAGCCGGGGACTGTCTCGACGATTTCCGGTTGCTCACCATTGGTGAACAATTCGTAAAATTCGCCCGATATAATTTGGCGAAAACGAAAACAGGCCTTGCCTTTGATAACCAGAAACTTCTCGGTCTTGGAGTGGTGGTAGTGCCCGCCACGAGTGATGCCAGGATGAGCAGTGAAGAAGGAAAACTGCCCCGAGTCCTTGGTTTTAAGCATCTCCACGAACACGCCACGTGAATCGCCGTACTTAGGCACCTCATAGGCAAACCGCTCGGGCGGCAAGTAACTGAGATAAGTTGAGTACAGAGCCCGCGTCAGACCAGTGCCTACCGCCTCGGTAACAAGCGCCTGCCGACTGTCACGAAAAGCGTGCAACTGTTCAGCCAACTCGCCGATCGTGATGCTGTATTGCGGCTCGACACAGACAAAAGGCTCGACCGATAACTGCCCATCCATCAGCGCTATAAAGCGGCTGATGACATTATCGATGTAAACCAGATTGACCAATGCATGCGGATCATTGATCTGGATCGGCAGATCACGGGCAATGTTGTGACAAAACGTCGCCACTGCCGAGTTGTAGTTTGGACGTGCCCACTTGCCAAAAACATTGGGCAAGCGAAACAGAAAAACCGGGGCTGCGTGGCTAGCTGCCAGCTCAAGCAATAGCGTCTCCGCCTCACGCTTGCTTTTGCCATAGGGGTTAGACAACTCAGCCTGACTGGAAGATGTATACAAAACCGGAACTGGACGACCACTGTGCTTGATGGCATCACAGAGGTTGCGCGTCAGATCAGCATTGCCAACCTGGAACTCTTGCGGATCTTGCGGGCGATTAACGCCAGCCAAGTGGAAAACAAAATCCACTTCGCGCACAAGTTCAGGCAAAAGGGCAACGTTCTCTGCTCGAGTAAAACAGCGAACCGTTAAGTCAGGGCGCTCAGCGAGGTGGGCCTGTAAATTCTTGCCGATAAAACCATCGGCGCCTGTAATCAAAATATTCAAAATTTATTCTTCAGCTGTTGCGTGTTCACCACGCTGAATGGCGCGTATAAAATCCAACTTAAGGAGCAAACTCTGCATACCCTCAACATCCAAACGCTCAGTATTATGCGAGTTGTAGTCATCGGTACGAGAAATTTTCTCCTCCCCCTGCTCCACAAACTTGGAGTAATTCAGGTCTCGTAAATCTGGCGGCACACGAAAATACTGACCTCTATCTTCAGCACAGGCTATTTCCTCGCGACTGAGCAATGCCTCGTATAGTTTCTCTCCATGACGAGTACCAATTACTTGAATTGGATGTTCCGGCTTGCCAACCAATGCAGTCAGCGCCTTGGCCAATACGTCTACTGTTGCAGCTGGAGCCTTCTGTACGAACATATCGCCATTATTGCCATGCTCAAAGGCGTACAACACCAGATCAACCGCATCAGCCAGCGTCATCATGAAACGCGTCATGTTCGGATCGGTCAGGGTCAGCGGGATACCTGCGCGAATCTGCTCGATAAACAGAGGAATGACCGAGCCGCGCGACGCCATGACGTTACCGTAGCGCGTGCCACAGATAACCGTACCAGTGCCTTCTAGGTTACGGGATTTGGCCACCATCACTTTTTCCATCATGGCCTTGGAAATCCCCATAGCATTGATGGGGTAAACCGCCTTATCTGTACTTAGGCAAACAACACGTTTGACGCCATTCTGGATCGCAGCCTCCAGCAGATTTTCAGTACCCAGCACGTTAGTCTTGACCGCCTCCATCGGGTAAAACTCACAAGAGGGTACCTGCTTCAACGCAGCAGCATGGAAGACGTAGTCCACACCGCGCGTGGCGTTCAGTACGCTCTGATAGTCGCGTACATCACCGATATAAAATTTCAACTTGGGGCTGGAATAATGCTTACGCATGTCATCCTGCTTCTTTTCGTCGCGGCTGAAGATGCGAATTTCAGCTATATCAGTATCGAGAAAACGTTTGAGCACCGCGTTGCCGAATGAACCAGTGCCACCGGAAATGAGCAACTTCTTACCATTGAACATATGCAATCCTGAAATCATAAAGCAATGCAGCCTAGCGGCGGCCTTGCAGAGCTGAATAGATAGAGTCGCGCTTCTGCTGTGACGTGGGATAACTAATAAGCACCGCCCGATAAGGGCCTTTGAACACGAAAAAACTACCGGCAGCTACGCCGACAACGCCACAGGATGCGACCACATTGTGCATGTCATCAAGGCTGCCACCACCACCAAGTACCGTCAGCGGAACGGTTAGCACCTCGCGCAGGTGTGCAGCCAGCAACAAGTCATAGCCTTTCATCTTTCCGTCGTTATCGATGGAGTTGATAACGATCTCCCCCGCCCCGAGCTTTTCCATTTCAAGCGCAACTTCGACAACGTTGCGCTTGGTGTTGCGGGTGCCATTGTGCGTCCAGACGTCCTGGACTTTACCGAGTAACCGTTGCTTGTGATCTAAAAC encodes:
- a CDS encoding CynX/NimT family MFS transporter, with amino-acid sequence MKPFPRVMLLLALILAAINLRPGITSLAPLIERIAEELALSRSLISLTTALPVLCMGLLAPFAPRLAVRLGLERTIALCMAVIAVALLLRIVGHASVILIGSAVLLGAAIAVAGPLLSGFIKRHFAGRMGSVVGWYSLGMAIGGAGGAVLTVPATQWLGDDWTRGLAVWALPALLGLLLWLFLPNRIETDNEAASGLPWRQPRAWLISAFFAIQAGLFYALATWAVARYHEAGLSLMHSNSLFSVSMLMGLPSSFLLPWLAQRFHNRYLLLLGCGLLSSISLAMITFQPTVLPEVWAVTIGFGLGGSFALSLVLPLYEAGSPLAVSRWTAMMLFTGYSLACTTPVLTGLVRDLSGSYQIPFMVLTALAVLMTLLAWVMRHGPKRAFA
- a CDS encoding SDR family oxidoreductase; the encoded protein is MQNRMMITGAGSGLGREIALRWAREGWQLALSDVNEAGLLETLQLVRDAGGDGFTQRCDVRDYSQLTAFAQACEEKLDGIDVIVNNAGVASGGFFGELSLEDWDWQIAINLMGVVKGCKAFLPLLEKSKGKIVNVASMAALMQGPAMSNYNVAKAGVVALSESLLIELKMHEVSVHVVCPSFFQTNLLDSFRGPTPAMKAQVGKLLESSPISAADIADYIYEEIAKGEFMILPHEQGRMAWALKKQNPQLLYNEMTTMADRMRAPRVK
- a CDS encoding DUF2784 domain-containing protein, with protein sequence MFWLALAADGVVVVHLLFILFAVLGGLLVWRWRGLAWLHVPAALWGVLVELMHWPCPLTPLEQSLRLAAGQAGYRGGFVEHYLLPIIYPAGLTPQLQLGLGLFALLLNGLVYGVLLWQRYRQP
- a CDS encoding ComEA family DNA-binding protein, coding for MLKAKLSALLFALIASMSLAVFAAETQTPPAPAVDAAEVAPVGKINLNTADAATLQRELLGVGEVKAQAIVAYRDEHGDFASVDELLEVKGIGEATLEKNRDKLSIN
- a CDS encoding polysaccharide biosynthesis protein, with protein sequence MRSRLVSLPRRSKRLIQVTTDVALVWVALWLAFVVRLGDSEAIEPFSGHAWLFALAPIIAIPLFIRFGMYRAVMRYFGNDALLAIAKAVTLSTLLLALAVYWYQAAPKLIPRSMVFNYWWLSLVLVGGLRLLMRQYFMGDWFSVDQPTRLRGRDSGLPKVAIYGAGAAGNQLVAALRLGRGMRPVAFIDDDSGIANRVIAGLRVYTSKHIQQMINETGADEILLAMPSASRARRRQVLEELERFPLHVRSIPGFMDLASGRVKVEDVQEVDIADLLGRDAVAPQQTLFERCIRGQVVMVTGAGGSIGAELCRQIMLNEPLTLLLFEHSEFNLYSIHAELESRVKRESLPLRLVPILGSIRNADRLLDVMQTWKVDTIYHAAAYKHVPMVEHNIAEGVLNNLVGTLNTAQAAIRARVSNFVLISTDKAVRPTNVMGSTKRLAEMVLQALSHEAAPVLFGDDKALCQLNKTRFTMVRFGNVLGSSGSVIPLFHEQIQKGGPVTVTHPNITRYFMTIPEAAQLVIQAGAMGEGGDVFVLDMGEPVKIAELAEKMVHLSGLSVRSAKSPHGDIAIEFTGLRPGEKLYEELLIGDNVSPTEHPMIMRASEEHLSWALFKVRLSDVLDAVERDDYERVRQLLRETVSGYKPEGEIVDWIHMKRRLDP
- a CDS encoding MraY family glycosyltransferase; amino-acid sequence: MSIWWLLPAVVGISLFMTGALRRYALARSLIDIPNARSSHSVPTPRGGGVAIVISFLLVLPLMARGGFIAWPLTWALLGSGTGIAVLGFLDDHGHIAARWRLLGHFAAAIWALFWLSGLPPLLMFGFTVDLGWFGHALAAVYLVWLLNLYNFMDGIDGIASVEAICVCIGGAFLYAILGFAGSAQLTVWVMPVLLAAAVAGFLFWNFPPARIFMGDAGSGFLGITLGVMSLQAAWVAPQLLWSWLILLGVFIVDATFTLLRRLLRGDKVYEAHRSHAYQYASRRFGRHLPVTLAVAALNLFWLLPIALWVGWSGLDGLVGLAIAYAPLIGLALKYKAGELESR
- a CDS encoding UDP-glucose 4-epimerase family protein, translated to MLNKVLLTGGTGFVGRSVLNRLCQDGMAVVVCSRAETIIVPSGARYLSLPGLDANTDWKLALDGSEVVIHSAARVHVMRDESSDPLAEFRKVNVEGTLNLARQAAQAGARRFIFISSIKVNGEGTPVGVPYLADAQSLPADPYGISKMEAEHGLRALASETGMEVVIIRPPLVYGPGVKANFLNMMRWLHKGVPLPFGAIHNQRSLVALDNLVDLIVTCIEHPAAANQTFLVSDGEDLSTSELLRRMGAALGKPARLLPVPSRLLEMGAALLGKKDLSQRLCGSLQVDIDKTRELLHWIPPVSVDEALRKTAKNFLEQHAK
- a CDS encoding glycosyltransferase family 4 protein, which codes for MPEQKLKVLIVSQYFWPENMRINDLAEGLIQRGHEVTVLTGWPNYPEGSVFESYRRSPEQYAEYRGAKVVRVPFVPRGKSSITLILNYVSFFISGSVLGSWKLRGKEFDAIFVYAVSPIMSAIPALVIGKLKKVPVFIWVLDLWPETLKAVGVLSNARLLALVGKGVSWIYNRADYLLLQSKAFSSSVKQYCTRAMPSERLVYFPSWAEDGFSSLPAEGSFLIKREPLSFTILFAGNLGDAQDFPAILDVAEALRAKLVIRWLIVGDGRISEWLEQQVAERRLDNVFLLGRHPLDAMPPLFATADALLVSLKTNEVFEKTIPGKVQAYLASGKPILGMIGGEAARVIEEAGAGLACPSGDRQAFSSIVEQMAAMTSQQRESMGALGKHYYEEHFSKVKLFSDLVSLFRQATRRDGKSC
- the wecB gene encoding non-hydrolyzing UDP-N-acetylglucosamine 2-epimerase, with the protein product MKKLKVVTVVGTRPEIIRLSRVMAKLDEHCEHVLVHTGQNYDYELNQIFFDDLGIRKPDHFLNAAGASGAETIGNVIIAVDRVLAEVQPEALLVLGDTNSCMAVIPAKRRKIPTFHMEAGNRCFDMRVPEEINRRIVDHTADINLTYSTIARDYLLREGLSPDMIIKTGSPMFEVLNYYRDGIEASDVLERLGLEAGKFFVVSGHREENIDSDKNFLKLVDVLNTLAERYGYPVIVSTHPRTQKRVDAMGVKFHANVRLLKPMGFKDYNKLQLTSMAALSDSGTINEESSILNFPALNIREAHERPEGMEEAAVMMVGLEVERVLQGLKLLESQSRGDDRSLRLVADYSMPNVADKVVRIIHSYRDYVMRNVWKRND